Within Microbacterium oryzae, the genomic segment CGGGAGCGCGCCGCCGAGGGAGATCCCGGTGGCGCGCTCTTTCGTGACCCGTCTGTGATGGGCCTCCTCAGGAACATCGGCGACAATGGAGGGGGCACGCGGCCCTCGCGCGCCAGGGGAGGGTGGACCCGCACATGTCAGCGCAGCACGCACAGCAGGTCGTTCAGGAGCCGGCGCCTCGCGCGGGCGCGCAGGCCGTCGTCGCGGCCGCGAAGGATCCGGCCCGGCGACCCGACGTCCTCTTCCGCGTGCGTCGCGCACCGGATCACGAGCTCAGCCCGTGGTGGCACATCGGCGCCTTCGTCTTCACGTCGGCCGCCGTCGTCGCG encodes:
- a CDS encoding UDP-N-acetylmuramyl pentapeptide phosphotransferase gives rise to the protein MSAQHAQQVVQEPAPRAGAQAVVAAAKDPARRPDVLFRVRRAPDHELSPWWHIGAFVFTSAAVVALLSLLPG